Proteins co-encoded in one Vidua macroura isolate BioBank_ID:100142 chromosome 13, ASM2450914v1, whole genome shotgun sequence genomic window:
- the SELENOK gene encoding selenoprotein K isoform X1, translating to MVYISNGQVLDNQSRAPWRLSSITDFFWSIADFVVLFFQSIIQPDLRRRGYTSSSYSGYHDGRGPPANPRRRMGRINHWGGGPSPPPMAGGGUGR from the exons ATGGTGTACATCTCGAACG GACAAGTTTTGGATAACCAAAGTCGGGCTCCCTGGCGTTTGTCATCTATAACAGATTTCTTCTGGTCAATAGCAGATTTTGTGGTTCTCTT tttccagAGCATTATTCAACCAGATTTGAGAAGAAGAGGGTACACATCTTCCTCCTATTCAGGATACCATGACGGAAGAgg gcCTCCAGCAAATCCTCGCCGTAGGATGGGCCGAATAAATCATTGGGGTGGAGGCCCCAGTCCGCCACCAATGGCTGGAGGTGGATGAGGAAGGTAA
- the SELENOK gene encoding selenoprotein K isoform X2, with protein sequence MVYISNGQVLDNQSRAPWRLSSITDFFWSIADFVVLFFQSIIQPDLRRRGYTSSSYSGYHDGRGPPANPRRRMGRINHWGGGPSPPPMAGGG encoded by the exons ATGGTGTACATCTCGAACG GACAAGTTTTGGATAACCAAAGTCGGGCTCCCTGGCGTTTGTCATCTATAACAGATTTCTTCTGGTCAATAGCAGATTTTGTGGTTCTCTT tttccagAGCATTATTCAACCAGATTTGAGAAGAAGAGGGTACACATCTTCCTCCTATTCAGGATACCATGACGGAAGAgg gcCTCCAGCAAATCCTCGCCGTAGGATGGGCCGAATAAATCATTGGGGTGGAGGCCCCAGTCCGCCACCAATGGCTGGAGGTGGATGA
- the ACTR8 gene encoding LOW QUALITY PROTEIN: actin-related protein 8 (The sequence of the model RefSeq protein was modified relative to this genomic sequence to represent the inferred CDS: deleted 4 bases in 2 codons) translates to MTQAEKGEAENGKDKERDREREQRGVKRPIVPAAVPESLQEVRPGAERRPPGAAPPLGRAWPGLGLLKACGGGRGRREGSRWSWALGLTSCALCCFQQIQSNFIVVIHPGSTTLRLGRATDTLPAGIPHVIARRHKQPGQAAYRDSWLLRDGLNKPESTEQRQNGLKMVDQAIWSKKMSNGARRIPVSPDQARSYNRQMRPAILDHSSGAKWTNTSNHPEFLVGEEALYVNPLDSYNIHWPIRRGQLNLHPGPGGSLTAVLADLEVIWSHAIQKYLEIPLKDLKYYRCILLIPDIYNKQHVKELVNMILMKMGFSGIIVHQESVCATFGSGLSSACIVDVGDQKTSVCCVEDGVSHRNTRLCLAYGGSDVSRCFYWLMQRAGFPYRDCQLTNKLDCLLLQHLKETFCHLDQDISGLQDHEFQIRHPDSPALLYQFRLGDEKLQAPMALFYPATFGIVGQKMTILQHRSQGDPEDPHDEHYLLATQSKQEQSAKATADRKSMSKPGPFEGELRGQSSDISERIYPQEVELGSSQGDCMIPGNDSEEPLAAHMSRKTAISQFEGKALGLDKAILHSIDCCASDDTKKKMYSSILVVGGGLMFHKAQEFLQHRILNKMPPSFRRVVENVEVITRPKDMDPRLIAWKGGAVLACLDTTQELWIYQREWQRFGVRMLRERAAFVW, encoded by the exons ATGACCCAGGCGGAGAAGGGCGAGGCGGAGAACGGCAAGGACAAGGAGCGCGACCGGGAGCGCGAGCAGCGCGGCGTGAAGCGGCCCATCGTCCCCGCCGCCGTGCCCGAGTCCCTGCAGGAGGTGAGGCCCGGAGCCGAGCGGCGGCCGCCGGGCGCTGCTCCC CCGCTGGGGCGGGCCTGGCCCGGGCTCGGCCTTTTAAAGGCCTGCGGAGGGGGGCGTGGA CGCCGGGAGGGCTCCAGGTGGTCCTGGGCGCTCGGTCTGACTTCGTGCGCGTTGTGCTGCTTTCAGCAAATACAGAGCAACTTCATCGTGGTGATCCACCCCGGCTCGACCACCCTGCGGCTCGGGCGGGCCACGGACACGCTGCCCGCGGGCATCCCGCACGTGATCGCGCGGCGGCACAAGCAGCCGGGCCAGGCGGCCTACAGGGACAGCTGGCTCCTCAGGGACGGCCTCAAT AAACCTGAGAGTACTGAGCAGAGACAAAATGGCCTTAAAATGGTGGACCAAGCAATATGGTCCAAAAAGATGTCAAATGGAGCAAGGCGCATACCAGTGTCACCTGATCAG GCCAGGTCATACAACAGGCAGATGAGACCTGCCATTTTGGATCACAGCTCTGGGGCCAAGTGGACAAACACATCAAATCATCCTGAATTTTTGGTAGGAGAAGAG GCGCTGTATGTTAATCCATTAGATTCTTATAACATACATTGGCCCATTAGAAGGGGACAGCTGAATCTCCACCCAGGACCTGGTGGCTCCCTCACGGCAGTACTGGCAGACCTGGAAGTTATATGGTCACATGCAATACAAAAATACCTGGAAATACCACTGAAAGACCTGAAG TACTACAGATGCATTTTATTAATTCCAGACATCTATAATAAACAACACGTGAAAGAACTGGTAAATATGATCCTAATGAAGATGGGCTTCTCAG GTATTATTGTACACCAGGAGTCTGTCTGTGCTACCTTTGGAAGTGGTTTAAGCAGTGCATGCATTGTAGATGTGGGAGATCAGAAGACAAGTGTTTGCTGTGTAGAAGATGGTGTTTCCCATCGCAATACCAG GCTGTGCCTTGCATATGGAGGCTCTGATGTGTCAAGGTGTTTTTATTGGCTTATGCAACGAGCAGGATTCCCATACAGAGACTGCCAGTTAACCAATAAGTTGGACTGCCTGCTGCTTCAACACCTAAAGGAGACATTCTGTCATCTAGATCAG GATATTTCTGGATTACAAGATCACGAGTTCCAAATTCGGCATCCGGATTCTCCAGCTTTATTGTACCAGTTCCGATTAGGGGATGAAAAATTACag GCACCCATGGCTCTGTTTTATCCAGCAACTTTTGGAATTGTTGGACAAAAAATGACAATTTTGCAACACAGGTCACAAGGTGATCCTGAGGATCCTCATGATGAGCATTATCTGCTGGCCACACAAAGTAAGCAGGAGCAG tCTGCAAAAGCTACAGCTGACAGAAAATCTATGTCAAAGCCTGGTCCATTTGAGGGAGAATTGAGAGGCCAATCCTCAGATATTTCAGAGAGGATCTACCCACAAGAAGTAGAGCTGGGCTCTTCCCAGGGTGACTGTATGATACCTGGCAATGACTCAGAGGAACCTTTAGCTGCACACATGTCCAGGAAAACTGCTATTTCTCAGTTTGAAGGCAAAGCCTTGGGCCTGGACAAAGCCATCCTTCATAGTATTGACTGCTGTG CATCTGATGATACAAAAAAGAAGATGTACAGCTCCATCTTAGTAGTGGGAGGAGGCCTTATGTTTCATAAAGCTCAAGAGTTTCTTCAACACCGAATTCTCAACAAAATGCCACCTTCTTTCAGAAGAGTTGTTGAAAATGTTGAGGTCATCACAAGGCCTAAG GATATGGACCCACGTTTAATTGCCTGGAAAGGAGGGGCAGTTTTGGCCTGTCTGGACACAACTCAGGAGCTGTGGATATACCAGAGGGAGTGGCAGCGCTTTGGTGTCAGGATGTTACGGGAGCGAGCTGCCTTTGTGTGGTAA
- the CHDH gene encoding choline dehydrogenase, mitochondrial, protein MSYLMRGFKCHSPVMCKVAGSLFKAHTLKNTFGINEQFKISRALSQLSSEKTNSYNYIIVGAGSAGCVLANRLTEDPHSTVLLLEAGPKDTLLGSIRLMWKIHMPAALTYNLCDEKYNWYYHTTPQRHLDSRVMYWPRGRVWGGSSSLNAMVYVRGHAEDYNRWSREGALGWDYERCLPYFKKAQTHELGPDQYRGGNGPLHVSRGKTNHPLHQAFLEAAQQAGYPFTDDMNGYQQEGFGWMDMTIHQGQRWSTASAYLRPAISRPNFSVAEKTLVTKILFQGTKCIGIECVKNGQRKKVFANKEVILSGGAINSPQLLMLSGIGNADDLKKLGIPVVCHLPGVGQNLQDHLEVYVQQKCTKPITLYSAQKPLNMVRIGLEWLWKFTGEGATSHLESGGFIRSEPGVPHPDIQFHFLPSQVIDHGRVSSTMEAYQVHVGPMRSTSVGWLKLKSSDPNDHPIIEPNYLSTERDIWEFRQCVKLTREIFAQKAFEKFRGPEIQPGYHVQSDKEIDAFIRQKADSAYHPSCTCKMGQPSDSTAVVDPQTKVIGVENLRVVDASIMPSVVTGNLNAPTIMIAEKAADIIKGLPSLQEKNVPVYKPKTLETQR, encoded by the exons ATGTCATATTTAATGAGAGGATTTAAATGTCACAGTCCTGTGATGTGTAAGGTAGCAGGAAGCCTGTTTAAAGCACACACATTAAAGAACACGTTCGGCATCAATGAACAATTCAAAATTTCACGTGCATTGTCTCAACTGAGCTCTGAAAAGACAAACTCTTATAATTACATCATTGTAGGAGCTGGATCAGCAGGCTGTGTGCTGGCCAACAGGCTGACAGAAGACCCgcacagcactgtgctgcttttggaAGCAGGCCCTAAGGACACCCTCCTAGGCAGTATAAGGCTGATGTGGAAGATCCACATGCCTGCTGCCTTAACGTACAACCTCTGCGATGAGAAATACAACTGGTACTACCACACCACTCCGCAGCGGCACCTGGACAGCCGAGTGATGTACTGGCCCCGGGGCAGGGTGTGGGGCGGCTCCTCCTCTCTCAATGCCATGGTCTACGTCCGCGGGCACGCCGAGGATTACAACcgctggagcagggagggggctcTAGGCTGGGACTACGAGCGCTGCCTGCCCTATTTTAAGAAGGCACAGACACACGAACTGGGGCCGGATCAGTACAGAGGTGGGAATGGCCCCCTGCATGTGtcaagagggaaaacaaaccaTCCTCTCCATCAGGCATTCCTGGAGGCAGCCCAGCAAGCCGGGTATCCCTTCACGGATGACATGAACGGCTACCAGCAGGAAGGCTTTGGCTGGATGGACATGACTATACACCAAG GTCAAAGATGGAGCACAGCTAGTGCTTATCTTCGCCCAGCCATATCACGCCCAAATTTCTCAGTTGCAGAGAAGACACTTGTAACAAAAATCTTGTTCCAAGGAACAAAATGCATTGGTATTGAGTGTGTGAAAaatgggcaaaggaaaaag GTTTTTGCCAATAAGGAAGTTATTTTGAGTGGAGGTGCCATAAATTCTCCCCAGCTGCTTATGTTGTCTGGAATTGGAAATGCAGATGATCTAAAAAAACTGGGGATCCCTGTTGTTTGCCATCTtcctg GAGTAGGCCAGAACCTACAAGATCATTTAGAAGTGTATGTCCAGCAGAAGTGCACCAAACCTATTACTCTATATAGTGCACAAAAGCCACTTAACATGGTGAGGATTGGTCTTGAATGGCTTTGGAAATTTACAG GTGAGGGAGCCACTTCCCACCTGGAATCTGGTGGTTTCATCCGGAGTGAACCAGGGGTTCCTCACCCTGACATCCAGTTCcactttcttccttcccaggTGATTGACCATGGTCGGGTTTCTTCCACAATGGAAGCTTACCAG GTCCACGTGGGACCCATGAGGAGCACAAGTGTGGGCTGGCTGAAGCTGAAGAGTTCAGACCCAAACGACCACCCCATCATTGAGCCCAACTACCTGTCAACAG AAAGAGATATTTGGGAATTCCGCCAGTGTGTCAAGTTGACCAGAGAGATCTTTGCTCagaaagcttttgaaaaatttcGTGGGCCTGAAATTCAACCAGGATATCATGTTCAGTCTGACAAAGAAATAGATGCTTTTATAAGGCAGAAGGCTGATAGTGCCTATCATCCTTCCTGCACCTGTAAAATGGGTCAGCCTTCAGACAGCACCGCTGTAGTGGATCCCCAAACAAAAGTAATTGGTGTTGAAAACTTGAGAGTAGTTGATGCTTCAATAATGCCCAGCGTTGTCACTGGAAACTTGAATGCCCCAACTATCATGATAGCAGAGAAAGCTGCAGATATAATTAAGGGTCTCCCATCActtcaagagaaaaatgttcCTGTATATAAGCCCAAGACCTTGGAAACACagagataa